GAACCATCTATACAGTCAATTAATGGTTCATTTGTAAGATTTCGCAGATCGGCACACAGTTCCGAATTATGATTACATGTTGCAACAGAGCCTGACCAGTGTTTGAAATTATAGGAATAATAAGATTCATTTTTACCATTTTCTGACATTATTTCACTTATTGCTCCTGGAATTATATAATCTCCGGGCGTATTGTTACTTTTTATTTTCCACGAGAATGGAATATAGGCTGTAACAACATCGCCGAGTGAGATTTGCGGGTTCAGTGACACGGAAGTTCCGAAAAAAACTATTTCAGATTCAGACAAATCTTTGGCAGCATTCTTGAAAGTCGAATTATAAAAATCTGCATCCGGCCCTGTTATAACAATTGTAACTGTTTTTGTATCTGTTCGGCCTTGCAGGCATTTACGTCCAAGGAAATTCACCATTGAAGTTTTTTTTAAAATGGTTGTGATTAATTCAGATTCAAATTTGTGACTGCAGAGAAGAACAGTATCTGTTAAATTGTTTTCTCTGAATATAGAAGAAGGTTTATGAAACCACAATTTAATCCTCCTTTAAATAAAATATGGCCTTGATTCTCTGCGAATCATGAGAACATACAATGAATCGGTAGACACAAATCCGGCTTTTAGTTTAAAATTACATTAAAATAACTTTTATAGGGGTGAGAATATATTTAATATTCTTTAAGTGCCCGATATTTTATCTCCCCCCACGGGTAACAAAATATTTGTTGTGCATAAAATCATTGATGCATTCAATTAGCATGTACTGCAGAACAAACGGTGTGTATTTCTTTGTTGTCTTGGCTAAAAGAATTATAACAAAATGATTCTTAAAATGCAAGTAAAAAATTATATTTGCAATGAATTATTTTATTTAATTGCCCAAAAATAAATTGATTTGGAAGAATAGTTTTTTAAATTTAGAAGATTTGGAGAATCAATTGGCAAAATATATCAATATTTACAGCAATAAAAGGCTCCATTCTTCTATTGGGTATGTTACTCCCAGAGACAT
This bacterium DNA region includes the following protein-coding sequences:
- a CDS encoding integrase core domain-containing protein; translated protein: MPKNKLIWKNSFLNLEDLENQLAKYINIYSNKRLHSSIGYVTPRDMLQENQQRIYEERKIKLENAKQKRKMQRTLYAV